In Drosophila pseudoobscura strain MV-25-SWS-2005 chromosome 4, UCI_Dpse_MV25, whole genome shotgun sequence, the following proteins share a genomic window:
- the kraken gene encoding probable serine hydrolase, producing the protein MAQARLATTTSLTSSALGLSAASKTNGVVEEQLGADSWEEFSIDVPWGTLAGKWWGSRNKQPIIALHGWQDNCGSFDRLCPLLPADSAVLAIDLPGHGKSTHYPQGMQYFIFWDGICLIRRIVRKYNWKNVTLLGHSLGGALTFMYAASFPDEVAKLINIDIAGPTVRGIKRIAEGTGKALDKFLDYETLPESKQPCYSYDEMIKLVLDAYDGSVDEASVKILMQRGMRHNPTKDGYLFARDLRLKVSLLGMFTAEQTLAYARQIRCKVLNIRGTPGMKFETPQVYADVIATLKENAAHVVYVEVPGTHHLHLVTPERVAPHINHFLRDQ; encoded by the exons ATGGCGTCGTTGAGGAACAGCTGGGAGCCGACAGCTGGGAGGAGTTCTCGATCGATGTACCGTGGGGCACTCTGGCAG GCAAGTGGTGGGGATCGCGCAATAAGCAGCCCATAATCGCTTTGCACGGATGGCAGGACAATTGTGGGAGCTTCGACAGGCTGTGCCCTCTGCTGCCGGCTGACAGCGCAGTCCTGGCCATCGATCTGCCCGGCCACGGCAAGTCCACGCACTATCCGCAGGGCATGCAGTACTTCATTTTCTGGGACGGCATCTGCCTGATCCGTCGCATCGTGCGCAAGTATAACTGGAAGAACGTCACCCTTCTCGGTCACTCCCTGGGCGGAGCGCTGACTTTCATGTACGCCGCCAGCTTCCCGGATGAGGTGGCCAAGCTGATCAACATTGACATTGCCGGGCCGACGGTGCGCGGCATTAAGCGGATTGCAGAGGGCACGGGCAAGGCGCTTGACAAATTCCTCGACTATGAGACGTTGCCCGAGAGCAAGCAGCCCTGCTACTCGTACGACGAGATGATCAAACTGGTGCTGGACGCCTACGATGGCTCCGTCGACGAGGCTTCGGTGAAGATTCTGATGCAGCGGGGCATGCGACACAACCCCACCAAGGATGGCTATCTCTTTGCGCGGGACCTGCGGCTCAAGGTGAGCCTGCTGGGCATGTTTACCGCGGAACAGACGTTGGCCTATGCTCGTCAGATCCGCTGCAAGGTGCTTAACATCCGCGGGACGCCCGGCATGAAGTTCGAGACTCCCCAGGTCTATGCGGATGTGATAGCCACGCTCAAGGAGAACGCTGCCCATGTGGTCTACGTGGAAGTACCTGGCACCCATCACCTGCACCTGGTCACGCCGGAGCGGGTGGCACCGCACATCAATCATTTCCTGCGCGACCAGTAG
- the LOC4817430 gene encoding uncharacterized protein produces MDLIKEINDKYMALESEIDQKLEKVQAEELKLERETEKLAKISIHPPPPKVLSYEEALLRNTNTLKSLELAKARLRSRITYSPVEKILHEALDNYRKELESLQTAVKGDDEANEIEEEQNLYDLVMQNVIEATGKGSLKRPTSQNADDNRRH; encoded by the exons atggACCTTATAAAGGAAATTAATGACAAATACATGGCATTGGAGTCGGAAATTGATCAGAAACTGGAGAAAGT TCAGGCTgaggagctgaagctggaacGCGAGACCGAGAAGCTGGCCAAGATTTCGATCCATCCGCCGCCACCTAAAGTCCTGTCATACGAAGAGGCCCTGCTAAGGAACACAAACACCCTCAAG TCGCTGGAACTGGCCAAGGCTCGTCTAAGGTCACGCATCACCTACTCGCCGGTGGAGAAAATACTGCATGAGGCTCTGGACAACTACAGAAAAGAGCTGGAGTCCCTGCAGACGGCAGTGAAGGGTGATGACGAGGCCAACGAAATAGAGGAGGAGCAAAACCTGTACGACCTGGTCATGCAGAATGTTATAGAAGCCACCGGCAAAGGAAGCCTAAAGAGACCGACGTCACAAAATGCCGACGACAATCGCCGCCATTGA
- the LOC4817431 gene encoding uncharacterized protein — protein sequence MNVWKAKVLTEVPFGHVLVVSGRVKPHPNKISLDLTDNVNAQNESETVFLKIEANFREGQIIRSMFQPGEGWQQEEISKNWKSDGPKNPLIPGQSFTFRVAVLQRCFEIYVNDQLYGSFEFVKFPKQINYVRAYGDFEKITQFHHRMLFPLVFPRTLMCPDRIAFQSDVPRRYETGTVVAMECIAKGPPTTEFSICFQCNDTGRTVLRFQVNFDRTTVSRSYQREDNSFASDDEETEGEFPFVRGKLFKIAFGLGDRAFLIAVNGQYFTYYNFPVRPFSISTLKCFTNDVGDFAVRSLEYHSDSPLLARVEKLSII from the exons ATGAACGTGTGGAAGGCAAAGGTGCTCACGGAGGTGCCCTTCGGGCATGTGCTCGTCGTCAGTGGACGCGTCAAGCCACATCCCAATAA AATCTCTCTGGACCTCACGGACAATGTAAACGCGCAGAACGAGAGCGAGACGGTCTTTCTGAAGATCGAGGCCAACTTCCGGGAGGGCCAGATCATCCGGAGCATGTTCCAGCCCGGCGAGGgatggcagcaggaggagatcTCCAAGAACTGGAAAAGCGACGGTCCCAAGAACCCCCTGATACCCGGCCAGAGCTTCACCTTCCGCGTGGCCGTACTCCAGCGCTGCTTCGAGATCTACGTGAACGATCAGCTGTATGGATCCTTCGAATTCGTCAAGTTCCCCAAGCAAATCAACTATGTGCGAGCCTATGGCGACTTCGAGAAGATCACCCAGTTCCACCACCGCATGCTGTTTCCCCTGGTCTTCCCGCGCACCCTCATGTGCCCCGACCGCATCGCCTTCCAGAGCGACGTGCCCCGCCGCTACGAGACGGGCACCGTCGTGGCCATGGAGTGCATCGCCAAGGGTCCACCCACCACGGAATTCTCCATCTGTTTCCAATGCAACGACACAGGACGCACTGTGCTCCGCTTTCAGGTGAACTTTGACAGAACGACCGTCTCCCGGAGCTACCAGCGCGAGGACAACAG CTTTGCCAGCGACGACGAGGAGACCGAGGGCGAGTTCCCATTCGTGCGGGGCAAGCTCTTCAAGATCGCCTTTGGGCTCGGGGATCGCGCATTCCTGATCGCCGTCAATGGACAGTACTTTACGTACTACAACTTCCCGGTGCGCCCCTTCTCGATATCCACCCTCAAGTGCTTCACCAATGACGTGGGCGACTTTGCCGTCAGGAGCCTGGAGTACCACTCCGATTCCCCGCTACTGGCCCGCGTAGAGAAGCTATCCATCATTTAA